A region of Paenibacillus sp. JNUCC-31 DNA encodes the following proteins:
- a CDS encoding AraC family transcriptional regulator, producing the protein MEPSRNVRTLGRLMRWPGLNTGRHKGRFYRNSLMLILLIASIPGLITGIVMYQLVVGRMENEFNQMHQKQIENRARNVDDQLAYLEMTLSHWAFEPRFGNALRTLDFVYYFNETQEIVTTLYVLQGSHPLIKSAQLYLQEPKPILFNRDYTELKDDAKNQAYDRYLTMGNHVYWTDWVASQSSDKSLTEQNSLLHTDPGNALVLVHKIPGESINPFGALIITLDNEKVASLLKTLTPYDEGSTFLMDPEGNTLVTGNPIAGRADLAFEQQLKEEVALHPDSHSFLFKYEDETYSVSYGSLSRIDSDWTYVSAAPLTSVTSPVKLVSKIIVIASAGSLLLGLVLSWFASRRIYSPVARMLHLLTPSRNEASTDTRLDEFQLLEQQWNELTSQSLTAHRQLQEQLPHLRDSFVLQLVQGHLYAYNEQDLQQRMRNLGFEVEGQQFLLLQMYFTGYAQLQGRFGSQDTGLVTFAAVNIIEEVAKDYFSQISVMNFHDLSSAMLVIAPEDEPAKSQALLWGQELVEVIGQTLKMNVTVLVSRSAASPQELPGLFVEMEQAVAYRSVEVGSQILDLEDEQCFRRTEEASYPLGLEREILQAIRLGKKEEAERVLEQFMTEVTRAGSTEFQVQQMMLQLLGSIQHMMLQTGVTPYKLFGGCNMYERLSTIREPAQMMKWMIGEVLLPYIQEIEMRSQEPLKQVVERTMLFIDEHYRNELSLESCADAEQMTPYALSKAFKQVSGMNFIDYLTRVRMDAAKQLLRETTMKINDIAGAVGYQHSYFNRIFKKQEGLTPSQYRDQWLGK; encoded by the coding sequence ATGGAACCAAGTAGGAACGTAAGGACGTTGGGCAGGCTCATGCGCTGGCCCGGGCTAAATACAGGAAGACATAAGGGGCGTTTTTATCGAAACAGTCTGATGCTTATTTTGCTTATTGCCAGCATCCCCGGACTGATTACAGGCATCGTGATGTACCAGTTGGTCGTGGGCCGGATGGAAAATGAATTTAATCAGATGCATCAAAAGCAGATTGAGAACCGGGCACGCAATGTGGACGACCAGCTTGCTTATCTGGAGATGACCTTGTCCCATTGGGCTTTTGAACCCCGATTTGGCAATGCACTGCGAACACTGGATTTTGTGTATTATTTCAACGAAACACAGGAGATCGTCACCACACTTTATGTACTGCAAGGGTCTCACCCGCTGATCAAATCCGCACAGCTATATTTGCAGGAACCGAAACCAATTTTGTTTAACCGGGATTATACCGAGTTGAAGGATGATGCGAAAAACCAAGCCTATGATCGCTATCTGACGATGGGCAACCATGTGTATTGGACAGATTGGGTTGCGAGCCAGAGCAGCGACAAGTCACTCACGGAACAGAATAGCTTACTTCATACCGATCCGGGGAATGCATTGGTTCTTGTACATAAGATTCCGGGTGAGAGCATCAATCCATTCGGCGCACTAATCATCACGCTGGATAATGAGAAGGTCGCCAGTTTGTTGAAAACGCTTACTCCCTATGACGAAGGTTCAACATTTCTCATGGACCCGGAGGGCAATACACTGGTTACTGGAAATCCGATAGCGGGAAGGGCAGACCTTGCATTTGAGCAGCAGCTTAAAGAAGAAGTTGCCCTGCATCCAGACAGCCATTCATTCCTGTTCAAATATGAGGATGAGACCTATTCCGTGTCCTATGGATCACTGAGTCGGATCGATTCAGACTGGACGTATGTCTCCGCAGCTCCGCTGACATCCGTGACATCGCCGGTGAAGCTCGTATCCAAAATCATCGTCATTGCGAGCGCTGGCAGTCTTCTTTTGGGGCTGGTGTTATCCTGGTTTGCTTCACGGAGGATATACTCTCCCGTAGCCAGGATGCTCCATTTATTGACGCCGAGCAGGAATGAAGCATCAACAGACACCAGGCTGGATGAATTCCAGCTGCTGGAGCAGCAGTGGAATGAGTTGACTTCTCAAAGTTTAACCGCACACCGTCAATTGCAGGAGCAGCTGCCCCACTTGCGGGACAGTTTTGTATTACAACTGGTGCAGGGGCATCTATATGCCTATAACGAGCAGGATCTTCAGCAGCGGATGAGGAATCTTGGCTTTGAGGTGGAAGGCCAGCAGTTTTTGCTGCTTCAGATGTATTTTACGGGATATGCCCAGCTGCAGGGTCGATTTGGGAGTCAGGATACGGGGCTGGTTACCTTTGCGGCAGTTAATATTATTGAAGAAGTTGCCAAAGATTATTTCAGCCAAATTAGCGTGATGAACTTTCACGACCTGTCTTCGGCCATGTTGGTAATTGCTCCCGAGGACGAGCCTGCAAAGTCACAAGCGTTGTTATGGGGACAGGAACTGGTGGAGGTCATTGGTCAGACCCTGAAAATGAACGTGACGGTGTTGGTAAGCCGTTCGGCTGCTTCCCCGCAGGAATTGCCGGGATTATTCGTGGAGATGGAGCAGGCGGTTGCTTATCGCAGCGTGGAAGTTGGAAGCCAGATTCTCGATCTGGAGGATGAGCAATGTTTCCGCAGAACGGAAGAAGCCTCGTATCCACTGGGGCTGGAACGTGAGATCCTTCAGGCGATCAGGCTTGGGAAGAAGGAGGAGGCTGAGCGCGTTCTCGAACAATTTATGACCGAGGTCACCCGAGCAGGCAGCACCGAATTTCAGGTGCAGCAGATGATGCTCCAATTGCTGGGAAGTATTCAGCATATGATGCTGCAGACAGGAGTAACACCCTACAAACTGTTTGGAGGCTGCAACATGTATGAGCGCTTGTCCACCATTCGCGAACCTGCCCAAATGATGAAATGGATGATCGGAGAAGTATTGCTTCCTTATATACAGGAGATCGAGATGCGATCCCAGGAGCCGCTGAAGCAGGTGGTGGAACGCACGATGTTGTTTATCGATGAGCATTATCGAAATGAGCTTTCCCTGGAAAGCTGTGCAGATGCGGAGCAGATGACCCCTTATGCATTAAGCAAAGCATTCAAGCAGGTATCCGGTATGAATTTCATTGATTATTTAACACGGGTACGAATGGATGCGGCGAAGCAATTGCTGCGTGAGACCACGATGAAAATCAATGATATTGCAGGCGCTGTTGGATACCAGCACAGTTACTTTAATCGGATTTTCAAGAAACAGGAAGGCTTAACGCCGAGCCAGTATCGGGATCAATGGCTGGGTAAATAA
- a CDS encoding dipeptidase — translation MKEQAYFQQNRDKHLAELNEWLSIPSISAISAHKEDINRAAQWAADALTRAGMENVEVIPTAGHPIVYADHLHAPGKPTALIYGHYDVQPVDPLNLWDSPPFEPTVRDGKLFARGATDDKGQIFIHIKAVEALLAENKELPVNVKFCIEGEEEISSPNLPIYLNDNTDKLRADMILISDTSLLEKGKPAISTGLRGLCSLEVDLNTANTDLHSGSFGGGVPNALHALVSLLASLHDEQGRVSVDGFYEGVLPLSPEMREEFVKQGFNEDQLRQDLGLEQLYGEEGYSFVERVGARPTLELNGVWGGFQGEGTKTVIPKDAHAKITCRLVADQDPQHVLDRIEAHLRAHLQPGATLHVKQIEKAFAFNTDPTDPILQKAADAYEQVYGVRALFTKDGGSIPIVEKLSRVLGIPAVMMGFGLPDENLHAPNEHFNLENFDKGLLTIVQFMKSL, via the coding sequence ATGAAGGAACAAGCTTATTTTCAACAAAATAGAGACAAACACCTGGCAGAATTGAATGAATGGTTATCCATTCCAAGTATTTCAGCCATTTCAGCACATAAAGAGGATATTAACCGTGCGGCTCAATGGGCTGCGGATGCACTCACACGTGCAGGTATGGAAAATGTAGAGGTTATTCCAACGGCGGGACATCCGATTGTCTATGCAGACCACCTGCATGCACCCGGCAAACCAACAGCTCTGATCTATGGACACTATGATGTACAGCCTGTCGATCCGTTAAATCTGTGGGATTCACCTCCATTCGAACCTACGGTTCGGGACGGCAAACTGTTTGCTCGGGGTGCCACGGATGACAAAGGACAAATCTTCATACATATTAAGGCGGTTGAAGCTCTGCTTGCCGAAAACAAGGAGCTTCCCGTGAATGTAAAATTCTGCATCGAAGGGGAAGAAGAAATCTCCAGTCCAAACCTGCCGATCTATCTGAATGACAATACGGACAAGCTGCGTGCAGATATGATACTGATCTCGGATACATCTCTGCTCGAAAAAGGAAAACCGGCGATCTCCACAGGTCTGCGTGGCCTTTGCTCGCTCGAAGTGGATCTGAACACAGCCAACACGGACCTGCACTCCGGTTCTTTTGGCGGAGGTGTACCGAACGCACTGCATGCGCTCGTATCCCTGCTCGCTTCGCTGCATGATGAGCAAGGCCGCGTGAGCGTAGATGGTTTCTATGAAGGGGTTCTGCCGCTCTCTCCTGAGATGAGAGAAGAGTTCGTGAAGCAGGGCTTCAATGAAGATCAGCTTCGTCAAGACCTGGGACTTGAGCAATTGTACGGAGAAGAAGGCTACTCGTTCGTGGAACGTGTTGGCGCACGTCCGACACTGGAACTGAACGGCGTATGGGGCGGTTTCCAAGGTGAAGGCACCAAAACCGTTATTCCGAAGGATGCTCATGCCAAAATCACATGCCGCCTCGTTGCGGATCAAGATCCGCAGCATGTGCTGGATCGTATCGAAGCACATCTGCGCGCTCACCTTCAACCGGGCGCAACGCTGCATGTGAAACAGATTGAGAAAGCCTTTGCGTTCAACACGGATCCTACCGATCCAATTCTGCAAAAAGCAGCTGATGCGTATGAGCAAGTGTACGGTGTTCGTGCCCTGTTTACGAAAGACGGCGGCTCCATTCCGATCGTGGAGAAACTTTCACGCGTGCTGGGTATTCCAGCGGTTATGATGGGCTTCGGTTTGCCCGATGAGAACCTGCATGCACCGAACGAGCATTTCAACCTGGAGAACTTTGATAAAGGGTTGTTGACAATTGTTCAGTTTATGAAGAGTTTGTAA
- the nagA gene encoding N-acetylglucosamine-6-phosphate deacetylase encodes MNVEAMENQEQESEKTISLLRGKIVLPDGVLEDGVLVWTDGKILYAGAPEGLSEHIRREAVSVPVSKHGVIVPGFIDIHVHGGNGEDFMDASKEVMDKITSFHSTQGTTAMLATSMTAPKDSLDRVLAEVDSYRSGDMPYAQLEGVHLEGPFFSPKWPGAQNPDHIVLPNVSWLDAWEKQYPGLIRQVTLAPEREGALEVISWLREQRITAALGHTDATYEEVQLAVEAGLHHAVHTFNAMTPLHHRNPGAAGAVLSDSRISAEIIADGIHVHPAAMSILAQLKEQADQLVLITDAMSATGLDDGEYKIGDLPVIVTEGVARLKDGGALAGSTLTMIRGFRYLVQEVGLSLNAASRAASLTPARLLGIDHRTGSFAKGKQADVVLLNGDLKIEEVWVKGRRVGG; translated from the coding sequence ATGAACGTAGAAGCTATGGAAAACCAGGAGCAAGAGAGTGAAAAAACCATTTCACTTCTTCGAGGTAAAATCGTACTGCCCGATGGTGTATTGGAGGATGGTGTACTTGTCTGGACGGATGGGAAGATCCTTTATGCTGGCGCACCCGAGGGATTATCTGAACATATTCGCCGTGAAGCCGTATCTGTGCCTGTTTCCAAGCATGGCGTCATTGTGCCTGGATTTATAGATATCCACGTACATGGTGGAAATGGCGAAGACTTTATGGACGCGAGTAAGGAAGTGATGGATAAAATCACTTCATTTCACAGCACACAGGGGACCACTGCAATGTTGGCAACGTCCATGACGGCGCCCAAAGATAGTCTGGACCGGGTATTGGCTGAAGTGGACAGCTACCGTTCCGGTGACATGCCTTATGCACAGCTGGAAGGTGTACATCTGGAGGGTCCTTTTTTCAGTCCGAAGTGGCCCGGCGCACAAAACCCGGATCATATTGTATTGCCTAATGTGTCCTGGCTGGACGCGTGGGAAAAACAATATCCCGGCTTGATTCGTCAAGTCACCCTGGCGCCGGAACGTGAGGGGGCGCTCGAAGTCATTTCATGGCTGCGCGAGCAGCGAATTACCGCAGCATTAGGACATACGGATGCGACCTATGAAGAAGTACAGCTTGCGGTCGAAGCCGGGCTGCACCATGCCGTGCATACATTCAATGCGATGACACCGCTGCATCACCGCAATCCCGGAGCTGCCGGCGCAGTGCTTAGTGATTCCCGCATCAGTGCAGAGATCATTGCAGACGGTATCCATGTGCATCCGGCGGCGATGTCTATTTTGGCTCAACTGAAAGAACAAGCAGATCAGCTTGTGTTAATCACAGACGCGATGTCTGCTACCGGGCTGGATGATGGTGAATACAAAATTGGCGATCTGCCTGTGATTGTTACGGAAGGTGTGGCACGTTTGAAAGACGGAGGCGCACTGGCAGGAAGCACGCTCACGATGATTCGTGGTTTCCGCTATCTGGTACAGGAAGTGGGCTTGAGTCTCAATGCAGCCTCACGGGCAGCCAGCCTGACGCCGGCACGTCTGCTCGGCATTGATCACCGAACGGGTTCCTTTGCTAAAGGAAAACAGGCGGACGTCGTTTTGCTGAATGGTGATTTGAAAATTGAGGAAGTGTGGGTGAAGGGCAGACGAGTCGGCGGTTAA
- the nagB gene encoding glucosamine-6-phosphate deaminase, with the protein MNIRIFENEEDLNATGAGVIASLLQTKPRAVLGLATGSSPVGIYKQLIALYQKGLVSFAQASSFNLDEYVGLPVEHRESYRSFMNEQLFSHIDIDLARTQVPDGQASDLGQECDSYEQRIDDRGPVDLQLLGIGHNGHIGFNEPGTELTGRTHVVDLKEETRKANARFFNHIDEVPTQAITMGVGTILKAKQILLIARGEEKAEIIREAFMGPITTQCPASLLQCHPNVVVLLDRAAGRLVK; encoded by the coding sequence ATGAATATACGTATTTTTGAAAACGAAGAAGATTTGAACGCAACTGGTGCAGGTGTGATTGCCAGTTTGCTACAGACCAAACCCCGGGCTGTACTGGGACTCGCGACTGGAAGTTCTCCTGTGGGTATCTATAAACAGCTTATTGCTTTGTATCAGAAAGGTCTGGTCAGCTTTGCGCAGGCATCTTCCTTCAATTTGGATGAATATGTCGGTCTTCCTGTGGAGCATCGCGAAAGCTACCGCAGCTTTATGAATGAACAATTGTTTTCCCATATTGATATTGATCTCGCCAGAACTCAAGTGCCGGATGGGCAGGCTTCGGATTTGGGACAAGAATGTGATTCCTATGAACAACGGATTGATGATCGTGGACCAGTAGATCTGCAATTGTTGGGTATCGGACATAATGGCCACATTGGCTTCAATGAACCCGGAACCGAGCTTACAGGACGGACACATGTGGTGGATCTCAAAGAAGAGACAAGAAAAGCAAACGCCCGCTTTTTTAATCATATTGATGAAGTTCCAACTCAGGCCATTACGATGGGTGTAGGTACGATTCTGAAAGCCAAACAAATTCTGCTGATCGCCCGTGGTGAGGAGAAAGCCGAAATTATTCGTGAAGCCTTTATGGGGCCGATTACGACCCAATGTCCCGCTTCGCTGCTGCAATGTCATCCTAATGTGGTCGTGTTGCTGGATCGTGCGGCTGGGAGGCTGGTGAAATGA